The following proteins are co-located in the Hevea brasiliensis isolate MT/VB/25A 57/8 chromosome 11, ASM3005281v1, whole genome shotgun sequence genome:
- the LOC131170262 gene encoding uncharacterized protein LOC131170262 has protein sequence MNVGELRPTTISLQLADRSVKYPVDILENIPIKVGKFFVPLDFVVLEMEEDVQIPIILGRPFLAIARAIIDVKNGRLTLKVGNEEVEFKLFQALKQKSEPDECLRVDIIDKLVEEDFQKRYPKDPLKACIVHGHIVENENKEIIAYAEFL, from the coding sequence ATGAATGTGGGAGAACTAAGACCAACTACCATCTCCTTACAATTAGCGGACAGATCTGTCAAGTACCCAGTTGACATCCTAGAAAACATACCCATCAAGGTGGGAAAATTTTTTGTTCCATTAGATTTTGTTGTCTTGGAGATGGAGGAAGACGTTCAAATCCCCATTATAttgggaagacctttcttggcaaTTGCCAGAGCAATCATAGACGTTAAAAATGGGCGTCTAACTCTCAAAGTGGGGAATGAAGAGGTAGAATTCAAGTTGTTCCAAGCACTGAAGCAAAAATCTGAACCTGATGAATGTTTAAGGGTTGACATCATAGACAAACTAGTAGAGGAAGATTTTCAAAAGAGATATCCTAAAGACCCTCTTAAAGCTTGTATAGTGCATGGCCACATAGTGGAGAATGAGAATAAGGAAATTATAGCATATGCAGAATTTCTTTAG